From a single Hymenobacter sp. YIM 151500-1 genomic region:
- a CDS encoding DUF349 domain-containing protein, whose protein sequence is MLPDNDTSAPTHSDNASESPMSILERRLAEIRAQQDPAHEPAAPPAETAAAPANNPPAAPLVPPAPGSPEASAATESVSSAPDAPEAAQPSAPAERALAHYGTTTPAADVPAATPAPEALPIPDFAAYEPAPAGVATSTPEELTGAPVPAAEVAQAPAEAPEAPLTTTLEAFPLHTAADIENAPMALASLPTSDNEGAKEAAAAAAEHTAEHAAEEEEEYVADAAALDFTSLDLPAQATHLLELLRRPDARQNRKQILDLNRQYEANVQAARTQPAIEGNEPADAAPAGHVELIKALQEFRESRARDAKNEDEQRAKNLAHKQYLLSQLRQLVESAETKDSSSRIKALQNDWKATGPVPQKDAQELWNSYHALLDIYYNNRGLFFEMKELDRRRNQEAKEALIARAEALPQQPSINKALQELRQLHEEWKHIGPVPNEQREPLWQRFLQASEQVHDRKKEFLTTRSTQENANLERKTALLERLRPFGEFQTERVNEWRSKTDELQKLKEEWDAAGLVPRDKAEALNKQFWGAYKGFFQRKNQFFKALDEEKNTNLKRKLELCEQAEAALQNPNWEEARETVIRLQKDWKLIGRVPEKQSDKVWNRFRTACDSFFDRRKEETRQREQQVQQLGQEQAATLDRIAAEVAAASAEQPGSLDGFRQYVSEWRAFSGARSNERAEERFQALMGKYLDTVPGLSYSDRSELLFGLQVERLKASPDAGQQLYKKEQALRREINELENDISTLRTNLEFFARSKNASQLRQEYQGRIDEAQLRIDALKKQLKTIRS, encoded by the coding sequence ATGCTACCCGACAACGATACCTCCGCCCCCACTCACTCCGACAATGCCTCGGAGTCGCCGATGAGCATTCTGGAACGCCGCCTGGCCGAAATCCGCGCCCAGCAGGACCCCGCCCACGAACCGGCCGCCCCGCCGGCTGAAACGGCCGCGGCTCCGGCCAACAACCCGCCGGCCGCGCCCCTGGTGCCCCCGGCTCCCGGCTCCCCCGAAGCCAGCGCCGCCACCGAGTCGGTCAGTTCAGCGCCGGACGCTCCGGAAGCCGCCCAGCCCTCGGCCCCGGCCGAGCGTGCCCTGGCGCATTACGGCACCACCACTCCCGCAGCAGATGTTCCCGCGGCCACTCCCGCGCCGGAAGCCCTGCCTATCCCCGACTTTGCTGCTTACGAGCCGGCGCCGGCCGGCGTGGCTACCTCTACTCCGGAGGAACTGACCGGCGCCCCGGTCCCAGCGGCGGAAGTGGCACAGGCCCCCGCCGAAGCCCCCGAAGCGCCGCTGACTACTACACTGGAGGCTTTCCCGCTGCACACGGCCGCCGACATCGAAAACGCCCCCATGGCGCTGGCCTCCTTGCCCACTTCCGATAATGAGGGAGCTAAGGAAGCCGCGGCGGCCGCCGCTGAACATACCGCTGAGCACGCTGCGGAAGAGGAAGAGGAGTACGTGGCCGATGCTGCGGCGCTGGATTTTACCTCCCTTGACCTGCCGGCCCAGGCGACGCACCTGCTGGAGCTGCTGCGCCGCCCCGACGCCCGCCAGAACCGCAAGCAAATCCTGGACCTCAACCGCCAGTACGAAGCCAACGTGCAGGCTGCCCGCACCCAACCGGCCATCGAGGGCAACGAGCCGGCGGACGCCGCCCCGGCCGGCCACGTTGAGCTAATCAAGGCCTTGCAGGAGTTCCGGGAAAGCCGGGCCCGCGACGCCAAAAACGAGGACGAGCAACGGGCCAAAAACCTGGCCCACAAGCAGTACCTGTTGTCGCAGCTGCGGCAGCTGGTGGAGTCGGCCGAAACCAAGGACAGCTCTTCCCGCATCAAGGCCCTGCAAAACGACTGGAAGGCCACCGGCCCCGTGCCGCAGAAAGACGCCCAGGAGCTGTGGAATTCCTACCACGCTCTGCTGGACATCTACTACAACAACCGCGGCCTGTTCTTTGAGATGAAGGAGCTGGACCGGCGCCGCAATCAGGAAGCCAAAGAAGCGCTGATTGCCCGCGCCGAGGCCCTGCCCCAGCAGCCCAGCATCAACAAAGCCTTGCAGGAGCTGCGGCAGCTGCACGAGGAGTGGAAGCACATCGGGCCCGTGCCCAACGAGCAGCGTGAGCCGCTCTGGCAGCGTTTCCTACAGGCCTCCGAGCAAGTGCACGACCGCAAAAAGGAGTTTCTGACCACCCGCTCTACTCAGGAAAACGCTAATCTGGAGCGAAAAACAGCTTTGCTGGAGCGCCTGCGGCCCTTCGGAGAGTTCCAGACGGAGCGCGTAAACGAGTGGCGTTCCAAAACCGACGAGCTGCAGAAACTCAAGGAGGAATGGGACGCCGCCGGCCTGGTCCCCCGCGACAAAGCCGAAGCCTTGAACAAGCAATTTTGGGGAGCTTACAAAGGCTTCTTCCAGCGCAAAAACCAGTTTTTTAAGGCGCTGGATGAGGAGAAGAACACCAACCTCAAGCGTAAGCTGGAGCTGTGTGAGCAGGCCGAAGCCGCCCTGCAAAATCCGAATTGGGAGGAAGCCCGCGAAACCGTTATCCGCTTGCAGAAGGACTGGAAGCTGATTGGCCGCGTCCCGGAAAAGCAGTCGGACAAGGTGTGGAACCGGTTCCGTACCGCCTGCGACTCGTTCTTTGACCGCCGCAAGGAGGAAACCCGGCAGCGCGAGCAGCAGGTGCAGCAGCTCGGCCAGGAACAGGCCGCCACCCTCGACCGGATTGCCGCCGAGGTGGCCGCCGCTTCGGCTGAGCAGCCCGGCTCCCTAGACGGCTTCCGCCAGTACGTGAGTGAGTGGAGGGCCTTTAGTGGCGCCCGCTCCAACGAGCGAGCCGAGGAACGGTTCCAGGCACTGATGGGCAAGTACCTGGATACCGTGCCCGGCCTCTCCTACTCCGACCGTTCGGAACTGTTGTTTGGCTTGCAGGTGGAGCGGCTAAAAGCCTCCCCCGACGCGGGA
- a CDS encoding RNA 2'-phosphotransferase, producing the protein MSNSHIVRLSKFLSKHLRHAPQALGLTLELGGWVGVEELLAAANRAGVTLDRAMLDEVVASNDKQRFAFDADGTQIRAQQGHSVAVELDLAPAVPPAVLYHGTVATVLSAIQREGLQPMRRHHVHLSADEATARRVGSRRGQPVVLTVDAAGLHAAGGVFYQSGNGVWLTEHVPPAFLQLPLPGRSSGPVG; encoded by the coding sequence ATGTCCAACTCGCACATCGTCCGGCTCAGCAAGTTTCTTAGCAAGCACCTGCGGCACGCGCCCCAGGCGCTGGGGCTGACGCTGGAGCTTGGCGGCTGGGTTGGCGTTGAGGAGCTACTGGCTGCTGCCAACCGCGCCGGGGTAACCTTGGACCGGGCCATGCTCGACGAGGTAGTGGCCTCCAATGACAAGCAGCGGTTTGCCTTTGATGCCGATGGCACCCAAATTCGGGCCCAGCAGGGCCACAGCGTAGCCGTAGAACTAGACCTGGCGCCGGCCGTACCGCCCGCGGTGTTGTACCACGGCACGGTGGCCACCGTATTGTCCGCCATTCAGCGCGAGGGGCTGCAGCCGATGCGCCGCCACCACGTGCACCTGTCGGCCGACGAAGCTACGGCCCGCCGCGTAGGAAGCCGCCGGGGCCAGCCGGTGGTGCTGACGGTGGATGCCGCGGGCCTGCACGCGGCCGGCGGCGTATTCTATCAGTCCGGCAACGGCGTGTGGCTGACCGAGCACGTGCCGCCGGCGTTTCTGCAGCTGCCCCTGCCTGGCAGGTCCAGCGGGCCGGTCGGGTAG
- a CDS encoding RES family NAD+ phosphorylase, whose product MLLYRLGKLPYIRDLSGAGGLYYAGRWHEVGTQILYTSEHLSLAKLEVLANSASLPVNYHALTLEVPDGTPYQQVLPEELPASWQQLPYPLELAQLTRAWIEAGRTWLLRVPSAHAPNEWNYLLNPLHPDHARLRIVALEPHPFDARLK is encoded by the coding sequence GTGCTGCTGTACCGCCTGGGCAAGCTGCCTTACATTCGTGACTTGTCGGGGGCCGGGGGGCTGTACTACGCCGGCCGCTGGCACGAGGTCGGAACCCAGATTCTGTACACCTCCGAGCACCTGTCGCTGGCCAAGCTGGAGGTACTGGCCAACTCGGCCTCGCTGCCCGTCAACTACCACGCCCTGACGCTGGAAGTGCCCGACGGCACGCCTTATCAGCAGGTACTTCCCGAGGAACTGCCGGCCAGCTGGCAGCAGCTGCCTTATCCGCTGGAGCTGGCCCAGCTCACCCGAGCCTGGATAGAAGCAGGCCGCACCTGGCTGCTGCGCGTGCCCTCGGCTCACGCCCCCAACGAGTGGAACTACCTGCTCAATCCACTCCACCCCGACCACGCCCGCCTGCGCATCGTGGCCCTGGAACCCCACCCGTTCGACGCCCGCCTAAAGTAG
- the pdxH gene encoding pyridoxamine 5'-phosphate oxidase, with translation MLDSHLADLRKTYAQRTLTEADVHPNAVEQFRQWLDEALQAQLDEPTALTLATVNEAGQPAARVVLLKGLPDNEGFLFFTNYDSRKGQELARSPLAAMTFFWPGLERQVRIEGRVEKAPAQVSTEYFQSRPRGSQVGAWASPQSQPIGSRQELEERERAVEARFAGQEPLPRPDNWGGYVLRPQRVEFWQGRPSRLHDRIVYELHTTGWQLSRLAP, from the coding sequence ATGCTCGATTCTCACCTGGCCGACTTGCGCAAAACCTACGCCCAGCGCACCCTCACCGAGGCCGACGTGCACCCCAACGCCGTAGAGCAGTTCCGGCAGTGGCTGGACGAGGCCCTGCAAGCCCAGCTCGACGAACCCACGGCCCTGACCCTGGCCACCGTGAACGAGGCCGGCCAGCCGGCCGCCCGCGTGGTGCTGCTCAAGGGCCTGCCCGACAACGAAGGCTTCCTGTTTTTCACCAACTACGACTCACGTAAAGGCCAGGAGCTAGCCCGCAGCCCCCTGGCGGCCATGACCTTCTTCTGGCCCGGCCTGGAGCGGCAGGTGCGCATCGAAGGCCGGGTGGAAAAGGCCCCGGCCCAGGTCTCGACCGAGTATTTCCAGAGCCGGCCCCGGGGCAGCCAGGTGGGCGCCTGGGCCTCGCCCCAGAGCCAGCCCATCGGGAGCCGGCAAGAATTGGAAGAGCGGGAGCGGGCCGTGGAGGCCCGGTTTGCCGGCCAGGAGCCCCTGCCGCGCCCCGACAACTGGGGCGGCTACGTGCTGCGGCCCCAGCGGGTGGAATTCTGGCAGGGCCGCCCCTCCCGCCTCCACGACCGTATCGTGTACGAACTCCACACAACAGGATGGCAGCTAAGCCGCCTGGCGCCGTGA
- a CDS encoding flavin reductase family protein: MPHFTAAELPQLDTIFRLNLINSITGYKPANLVGTAGPDGTLNLAIVSSVVHLGSNPALIGFVMRPTSVARHTYENIRATRLYTLNHVHAGIMGPAHFTSANFPREVSEFAACGLTPETLAGFGAPYVRESRIKIGLELLQELPIEANGTILLIGSVQQVHLPDEVLRPDGSLNLDAAETVCVSGLDGYHAARLLARYDYARPDDSGARPLPAAS; the protein is encoded by the coding sequence ATGCCTCATTTCACTGCCGCCGAGCTGCCCCAGCTCGATACGATTTTTCGCCTCAACCTCATCAACTCTATCACCGGCTACAAGCCCGCCAACCTGGTGGGCACGGCCGGTCCGGATGGAACCCTCAACCTGGCTATTGTCAGCTCCGTGGTGCACCTGGGGTCCAACCCAGCCCTGATTGGGTTTGTGATGCGCCCCACCAGCGTGGCCCGCCACACCTACGAGAACATCCGCGCCACCAGGCTGTACACGCTCAACCACGTGCACGCAGGTATTATGGGGCCGGCCCATTTCACGTCGGCCAACTTTCCGCGGGAAGTATCGGAGTTTGCGGCCTGCGGGCTGACGCCGGAAACCCTGGCCGGCTTCGGGGCCCCGTACGTGCGGGAGAGCCGTATCAAGATAGGCTTGGAGCTACTTCAGGAGCTGCCCATTGAAGCCAACGGCACCATTCTGCTGATTGGCAGCGTGCAGCAGGTACACCTCCCCGACGAAGTGCTGCGCCCCGACGGCTCCCTGAACCTGGACGCGGCCGAAACCGTGTGCGTCTCGGGCCTCGACGGCTACCACGCGGCCCGGCTGCTGGCCCGCTACGACTACGCCCGCCCCGACGACAGCGGCGCCCGACCCCTGCCGGCCGCCTCCTGA
- a CDS encoding DUF4259 domain-containing protein, with the protein MPTFSLTNFDHPAATDFLDEFRDDPSEVLLLEALVTAAEADGSLETDEAAAALAAAEVVAAWLGEPSPALPPELEAVVDDLDISDEEELTDLARRAVQAVLHDSELREQWQASGRLPQWQTVQEDVLKRLE; encoded by the coding sequence ATGCCTACGTTCAGCCTCACCAACTTCGACCACCCTGCCGCCACGGATTTTCTCGACGAGTTCCGCGACGACCCCAGCGAAGTGCTGCTGCTGGAGGCCTTGGTCACGGCTGCCGAAGCCGACGGCTCCTTGGAAACCGATGAGGCCGCCGCAGCTCTGGCCGCTGCCGAAGTGGTAGCGGCGTGGCTGGGGGAGCCCAGCCCGGCCCTGCCGCCCGAACTGGAAGCGGTAGTTGATGACCTTGACATCAGCGACGAAGAAGAACTAACCGACCTGGCCCGCCGGGCCGTGCAGGCCGTGCTGCACGACTCCGAGCTGCGGGAGCAGTGGCAGGCCTCGGGGCGGCTCCCGCAGTGGCAAACCGTGCAGGAAGATGTATTGAAGCGGTTGGAATAG
- a CDS encoding HD domain-containing protein — MPAADSELIERTADFIRQQFLHEGSGHDWEHIRRVWQVARALARHTPQANSLITELGALLHDVADWKFHGGDEEAGPHAARQWLHSQQAPEAVIQAVEIIIREISFKGLGVPTPMSTLEGELVQDADRLDAIGAIGVARAFAYGGHKNRPLHDPTIPPAAHDSFESYKKNTSPTVNHFYEKLLHLQDRLNTPAARRVARQRHAFMEQFLTQFMREWDGQDVEASAEAEDKP, encoded by the coding sequence ATGCCTGCCGCTGATTCCGAACTTATTGAGCGCACCGCCGACTTCATCCGCCAACAATTCCTGCACGAAGGTTCCGGCCACGACTGGGAGCATATTCGCCGGGTGTGGCAGGTGGCCCGCGCCCTGGCCCGCCACACGCCCCAGGCCAATTCGCTCATCACCGAGCTGGGCGCTTTGCTGCACGACGTGGCCGACTGGAAGTTTCACGGCGGCGACGAGGAAGCTGGCCCCCACGCCGCGCGGCAGTGGCTGCACAGTCAGCAGGCCCCCGAAGCGGTAATTCAGGCCGTCGAAATCATCATCCGCGAAATCAGCTTCAAAGGGCTGGGGGTGCCCACGCCCATGAGCACGCTGGAGGGCGAGCTGGTGCAGGATGCCGACCGGCTCGACGCCATTGGGGCCATTGGCGTGGCGCGGGCTTTTGCCTACGGCGGCCACAAAAACCGCCCCCTGCACGACCCCACCATTCCGCCCGCGGCGCACGATTCCTTTGAGAGCTACAAGAAGAACACCAGCCCCACCGTCAACCACTTCTACGAGAAGCTGCTGCACCTGCAGGACCGCCTGAACACGCCTGCCGCCCGCCGCGTGGCCCGGCAGCGCCACGCGTTTATGGAGCAATTTCTCACTCAGTTTATGCGGGAGTGGGACGGGCAGGACGTCGAGGCCAGTGCAGAAGCTGAAGATAAGCCGTAG
- a CDS encoding type II RES/Xre toxin-antitoxin system antitoxin yields MTAIRKTSVASMVELMGGPAVIPQLVQNELDLLAVAIKGLSVQAVRALQQRLGFTNKEMSTVLGVSESTLTRREQTHRHLTLDEGEKAIQLSAVLAKGLEVFENEADFHHWLNTPNVALGGIRPKELLSSVIGREQVRDILGRILYGHYS; encoded by the coding sequence ATGACAGCCATTCGTAAAACCTCGGTAGCCAGCATGGTGGAGTTGATGGGCGGTCCGGCCGTAATTCCGCAGCTGGTACAGAACGAGCTGGACCTACTGGCTGTGGCCATCAAAGGCCTCTCGGTGCAGGCGGTGCGGGCGTTGCAGCAGCGGCTGGGCTTCACCAACAAGGAAATGAGCACGGTGCTGGGCGTGTCGGAAAGCACCCTGACTCGGCGTGAGCAAACCCACCGCCACCTGACGCTGGACGAAGGCGAAAAGGCCATTCAGTTGTCGGCGGTGCTGGCCAAGGGCCTGGAGGTGTTCGAGAATGAGGCCGACTTTCACCACTGGCTTAACACGCCCAACGTGGCCCTGGGCGGGATTCGGCCCAAGGAGCTGCTGTCGTCGGTGATTGGGCGGGAGCAGGTGCGCGACATTCTCGGCCGCATTCTGTACGGGCACTACTCTTGA
- a CDS encoding YqgE/AlgH family protein has product MPRLRPGSLLISQPFLGDPNFERTVVLLCSHSDEEGSFGLVLNRPSSLELGDVLELPGGHALPAAHTPLGVGGPVQPDTLHYLHLRPDVPHAVDLGQHVYWGGDFEVLLGLLLSGSVSPDEVRLYAGYSGWTPGQLAEELRENVWIVHPNAAGKVFTLDNDAFWQSILREKGGRFRVLSNYPSDPRLN; this is encoded by the coding sequence ATGCCTCGCCTTCGTCCTGGTAGCCTCCTGATTTCCCAGCCCTTTCTGGGCGACCCTAACTTTGAGCGGACCGTGGTGCTGCTGTGCAGCCACTCCGACGAGGAAGGTTCTTTTGGGCTGGTGCTGAACCGCCCCTCTTCCCTGGAGCTCGGCGACGTGCTGGAGCTGCCCGGCGGGCACGCCCTGCCGGCTGCCCACACGCCGCTGGGCGTAGGTGGCCCCGTGCAGCCCGACACGCTCCACTACCTGCACCTCCGCCCCGATGTGCCCCACGCCGTGGACCTGGGCCAGCACGTGTACTGGGGCGGCGACTTTGAGGTGCTGCTGGGCTTGCTGCTCAGCGGCTCGGTGAGCCCCGACGAGGTGCGCCTGTACGCCGGCTATTCCGGCTGGACGCCCGGTCAGCTGGCCGAAGAACTGCGGGAAAATGTTTGGATTGTGCACCCCAATGCTGCCGGGAAAGTATTTACTTTGGATAACGATGCCTTCTGGCAGTCCATCCTGCGCGAAAAAGGCGGCCGCTTCCGCGTGCTGTCCAACTACCCCTCCGACCCCCGGCTCAACTAA
- a CDS encoding Maf family nucleotide pyrophosphatase has protein sequence MTLSAPDSGAAPARPRLVLASGSPRRRQLLTDLGLTYEVRLREVEESFPPELRRAAVAEYLAARKAQAYAPDLAPDELVITADTIVCLDDDVLNKPQDEAEAVHMLQRLQGRAHDVYTGVCLLPADGRPVVFSDQTRVHFRPLSLPEIEHYVQHYRPLDKAGAYGAQDWIGMVAVTRLEGSYFNVMGLPVHRLWEELAKLGAVGV, from the coding sequence ATGACGCTTTCCGCGCCTGATTCTGGGGCCGCGCCGGCCCGCCCGCGCCTGGTGCTGGCTTCTGGCTCCCCGCGCCGCCGCCAGCTGCTCACCGACTTGGGCCTGACCTACGAAGTGCGCCTGCGCGAGGTGGAGGAGAGCTTTCCGCCGGAGCTGCGCCGCGCCGCCGTAGCCGAGTACCTGGCCGCCCGCAAAGCCCAGGCCTACGCCCCCGACCTGGCCCCCGATGAGCTGGTTATTACCGCCGACACCATCGTCTGCCTCGACGACGATGTGCTGAACAAGCCCCAGGACGAAGCCGAAGCCGTGCACATGCTCCAGCGCCTGCAAGGCCGCGCCCACGACGTGTACACCGGCGTGTGCCTGCTCCCCGCCGACGGCCGCCCGGTGGTCTTCTCCGACCAGACCCGCGTGCACTTTCGCCCATTGAGCCTTCCGGAAATCGAGCATTACGTGCAGCACTACCGCCCCCTGGACAAAGCCGGAGCCTACGGCGCCCAGGACTGGATTGGTATGGTGGCCGTGACGCGCCTGGAAGGTTCCTACTTCAACGTAATGGGCCTGCCGGTGCATCGGCTCTGGGAGGAGCTGGCCAAGCTGGGCGCCGTGGGGGTGTAG
- a CDS encoding DUF1015 domain-containing protein, translating into MAEIQPVRGWRYSEILGRQIDAYVSPLFDVVSAKQREALYRNPLNSIHLSVPRGPDPAGEALRRLREWQEQGVLRQDELPGIYVYYQYFRLPGSPREYCRKGFMCHIRATDWPENVVLRHENTLPVAVNDRAELLSRTEFQTSATHGLYRDDSFELERYLDEAIQAPLYQTEEDYQGARDVLAVIQDVAVIRRFQQVLASRQVILADGHHRYEASVAYRHARQAAAGAAATGQEGWNYHLMYLTNSAADDLRILPTHRLLLELPGELTADELLARLTPYFTVLTLDDPYDLPERIAGKLWAFGLYLGEGQVYKLRLRPEVHAQLAWDTTPEVKALDLTVLHYFVLEKALGIVGPEAQRQWPGVAYVRNFPECLTRVDRGEARAALITNEVTMDEVERVCHSGAVMPPKSTFFYPKTIGGFLFSSIRPNETLHPFYDAFRA; encoded by the coding sequence TTGGCTGAAATTCAACCCGTGCGCGGCTGGCGCTATTCAGAAATCCTGGGCCGGCAGATAGACGCCTACGTGTCGCCGCTGTTTGATGTGGTGTCGGCCAAGCAGCGCGAGGCGCTGTATCGTAATCCGCTCAACAGCATCCACCTCTCGGTGCCGCGCGGCCCAGACCCGGCGGGCGAGGCCCTGCGCCGGCTGCGGGAGTGGCAGGAGCAGGGCGTGCTGCGCCAGGATGAGCTGCCGGGCATCTACGTCTACTACCAGTACTTCCGGCTGCCGGGCAGCCCGCGCGAATACTGCCGCAAAGGCTTCATGTGCCACATCCGGGCCACCGACTGGCCGGAAAACGTGGTGCTGCGCCACGAAAACACCCTGCCCGTAGCCGTCAACGACCGGGCCGAGCTGCTAAGCCGCACCGAGTTTCAGACCAGCGCCACCCACGGCCTGTACCGCGACGACAGCTTCGAGCTGGAACGCTACCTCGACGAGGCCATCCAGGCCCCGCTGTATCAGACCGAAGAAGACTATCAGGGTGCCCGCGACGTACTGGCCGTGATTCAGGACGTGGCCGTGATTCGGCGGTTTCAGCAGGTGCTGGCTTCGCGCCAGGTAATTCTGGCCGACGGCCACCACCGCTACGAGGCCTCGGTGGCCTACCGCCACGCCCGGCAGGCGGCGGCCGGAGCGGCGGCCACCGGCCAGGAAGGCTGGAACTACCACCTGATGTATCTGACCAACTCGGCCGCCGACGACCTGCGCATCCTGCCCACGCACCGCCTGCTGCTGGAGCTGCCCGGTGAGCTGACCGCCGACGAGCTGCTGGCCCGGCTCACGCCCTACTTCACGGTGCTGACCCTGGACGACCCCTACGACTTGCCCGAGCGGATTGCCGGTAAACTCTGGGCCTTCGGGCTATACCTGGGTGAAGGGCAGGTGTACAAGCTTCGGCTGCGGCCGGAGGTGCACGCCCAGCTGGCCTGGGACACCACGCCCGAAGTCAAGGCCCTGGACCTGACCGTGCTGCATTACTTTGTGCTGGAAAAAGCCCTGGGCATCGTAGGGCCCGAGGCTCAGCGCCAGTGGCCGGGCGTGGCCTACGTGCGCAACTTCCCCGAGTGCCTCACCCGCGTAGACCGGGGCGAGGCCCGCGCCGCCCTTATCACCAACGAGGTGACCATGGACGAGGTGGAGCGCGTCTGCCATTCCGGGGCCGTGATGCCACCCAAGTCCACGTTCTTCTATCCCAAAACCATCGGTGGCTTCCTGTTCAGCAGCATCCGCCCCAACGAAACCCTGCACCCGTTCTATGACGCTTTCCGCGCCTGA